The following is a genomic window from Apodemus sylvaticus chromosome 10, mApoSyl1.1, whole genome shotgun sequence.
ATGATGTAATACATGTATTGTCATAATTGGAAGAGGATTTCTTGGCAAGTATGTGataaaaaaagaatgcagaaaaatgaaTGGTAACCTGGTGACCTCAGGTCTGCTGGGAATTAGGTGCCTCTCAGGGTTCCGCCTCATTTTTATTTGTGCTGCCATTTCACTTCATCCTGTGATGCTTTGCCCAGAGCTCCCCAAACCTGAGGTGCTTGGTTGTCTGAACTGTATTAATAAGGACAACAGCAAGCATACAAAGCTAAGCCATGTCAGGCCACAGCTTTGCAACCTTTCTCCTGGTCAAGGCAGCAGGGAAGCCTGGTACTCAACAACAGGGTTTTGCTTATGTAAGAACAGTTATCAAGACTTGAATATTCCCACAAATGGCCTCTACTGAGTAGGGTGTGGATGGACCTTTTGGCCCAGCACGGGCCTTCAAAGAGTACCTTGAGGATCAGGTAAGAGTTTTGTGTCAACAAAGATCCTGCCTGATTGTGCCACATACAGAAAGCtcaggcttgtttgtttgtttggctagagaaactaaacagtgagGATTTTCCTGATCTCATGATCATGGGTAGAATTAGTAACTGAAAATCAGATTGTGGTGGAGAGGGCTGAAAAGATGCTCTAGTACCTACGAGAACTTGCCATTGTTttcacagaggacctggttttgGTCCCTAGTACCAagatggtgactcacaactgtctttaagaACCTGGTTTCTTACCTTAGGtccaagggatccagtgccttcttagggcttccatggacaccaggcatgcacatgggacagacatatacatataggcaaaacactttgcatgaaagaaaaataaatcttcaaaatattGTTGGAAAATATTTCCTGCCAACTCCAAGCAATTTGTTACTTTCACTTTTAAAGCtttcatattttttgtttataaaatttaatACTCATATCtttttgtctttggttttgttctctTGACTACTTTTGACTTGGTCTTATCCTTGACCTAAGAGCCTTGACTGTTTTTTCCTAGCCAAGTTCATCAAgcttgagagtttttcttgttgctgCTGGAGATTTTGTTGCTGTAACCACATGGTTGGTTACATGGTGTGACTATCAAGATAAGATTCAGCCTACTTTTGGTGCCTAGCTTTCTTCTCCAGTCTGCAACCTAAGGAAGAGGAAACTTACCATGAGCTACAGGCCATTGATGACTGTGTTGTGTTCTTCAGCATAGAGGTGCAAACTCGGGAGCTGACTAGCCAAATCCGTTCTGGAGTGTTTGCCTATCTGGCTTCATTCCTGCCCTGCAGCAAGGATGCTCTAGTCAAGCGTGCTCGGAAACTTCACCTCTACGAACAGGTGGGTGTCAGAGTCTGCCTAAGGATCCCATCTGCTACACTAGCTCCTTTTGATAGCCCATTATGGGTCCTCAGTGTAAGACTGGTGCATGAGCCAAGCCTGTACTATATCCTTTTTTTTTGTAGGGTGGGCGCCTGAAAGAGCCACTCCAGAAGCTCAAGGATGCTATTGGTAGAGCTATGCCTGAGCAGGTGGCCAAGTACCAGGATGAatgccaagcacacacacaggcaaaggcTGCTAAGTAAGTGTGTCCCATCTCTCTTGAGTATCATTATCTTTGTGTAttttcttctacttcctcttAAAATTACTTGTGCACATGTGAGTTGTCTGTGGAAATGTGCATGAACTTGCAGAATCCAGAAGAGAGTCTTTCCTTGAAGttgttacaggtgattgtgagctggggtgctggaaactgaatttgGATCCCCTGAAAGAGCAGTATATGCTTTTAAactctgatccatctctccaggttcctgtctcttTGTTTTACACTTCTCCAACACTTTTTACATTGCTCCTTCTTGTGTGTTGTCATCCATGTAGGGAATACATGTAGAGCATGGGTAGTTAGGTAAAGACTGTGTTAGGTGTTGACTTGATTCATTTGGTGCTTTAGACAGATAAAAGAACCTCAGGAATTATTATTCTTTCCTTGTAGGTTAGGTTATATGAAGACAGCTTTTGTTGAGTTTCTCTAGGCAATTTAGCACTTTCTGATCTTAAGGAGAACATTGTAGAAGGGAGAAGTGGGAATCTGGTGGgcaggaagacctcagaagttcTTCTATTTCCTCTATAGGAtgctggaggaagagaaagacaaggaGCAGAGAGAACGGATTTGTTCTGAtgaagaagaggatgaagaaaagGGGGGCCGGAGAATAATGGGACCCCGGAAGAAATTCCAGTGGAATGATGAAATCAGGTGTGCACATACTGGGACCTTGCGTCATTGGAGGGTTTGTGAGACCAGTGTCTGAGCCTGTCCCCATATTGCTAATGAAGGTTAGGATTAATTACTTTCATGTGTTGCTGAAAGCACACAGTGGCAACTGTGAAACAGCCTTTGGGGTGGTGGGAGgtttctgatctctctctctgctcctcaggGAGCTTCTGTGCCAGGTGGTAAAGATCAAGCTGGAGAGCCGTGATCTGGAGAGGAACAGTAAGGCCCAAGCCTGGGAGGACTGTGTGAAAGCTTTTCTGGATGCGGAGGTCAAGCCTCTCTGGCCCAAAGGCTGGATGCAGGCCAGGTGAGGCCTTTGTGGTGAGACAGTCTGGGCTGACAGATCCCTGCCCTCATAGGTTGTTGTCTCATTGTTCAGTTCTGATGTCACTGGAGTACTTAGGGACATACTGGGATCTATAAAGGAGTCTTCTTAATCTATAAGAGGGATCTTATTTGCGGGAGTTCAGTCCTCGTAAGTCCTCACTCCTCTTTAGTTGGAGGATTGACTGCATTCTCTTCCTCACAGTATGGACTTTATTATTTGATGCAATGGCTGTACCAGAGGCTAGGAGATAGACGTCGTCTAAGGGACTTCCTCATGGTCCCAAAAAGTTTCATTCATGAGGAGCGGTGCTAATTCCATGTTGGAGCTTAGTGTTGAGCTTCTATCCAGAATCTCCTTCATGTGTGTTGTCATCATGTAGGGAGCACATGTGCTTTATTAGGGCATGGGTGGTTAGGTAAAGACTGTGTTAGGTGTTGGCTTGATTCATTGGTGCTTTAGACAGATGAAAGAACCTCAGGAATTATTGTTCTTTCCTTATAGGTTAGGTTATATGAAGATAGTTTTTGTTGCGTTTCCCTGGGGGGGGGAAATGTTGACATTTTTTCCTTGGGTGGATTTAAATAGCACCACTGCCTTGGGGAACTTGTGGCTATGATAGGCTGCAGCAAAGCCATTGGCTTTCTTGGTAAAGCTTAGAGTTCTGGCTGTAGGTTAGTTGGTGAGACCATATTAGGCCCCTCAGTTGGATTAAGTGCCACTGAGTACCAGAGCCTTCAGGAACAATCTAGAAGAAGAGTTGTGGCATAGTGGGGCAGATATGATACCCCGGCTCTTTTTCTTTTAGGACTCTCTTTAAGGAGAGTCGACGAGGCCATGGACACCTGACGTCACTTCTGTAAGTACCTCAGAATTTTATTTCTTGGGGCACTGCTACTTTAATCTTTTCTTGTGGATGTCTTCTGAACCATTTCTGTGTTCCTTTCTTTGAGCAGGGCCAAGAAGAAAGTAATAGCTCCCTCAAAAATCAAGATGAAGGTGAGTCAGCCTGTTCGGGCCATGTGTCAACTGTCCTGAAGCTATGCTCAGGAAATCTCTTGAATGACTGTGGTAGCTTGTTACACTTCACTGAGAAGAATTATTGAGATGGCGCTCTTGACCAAGACAGACATCTGAGCTGGGCCACGTAACTCTCTCTAGCCTTTGTTTTCCCAGCAGTACTCAGCCAGCGCAGTTCTTTTGGTTGTGGGGCTCAAAGTCTGAGGCAGCCCCAAAGGGGTGCAATGCAAAGTCACTGTAAATGTGAAAGGTCACTTGCATGGTAGTTTTCTTGGGGGGAAGAAGTATATACTCTTGCTGTTTGTAGCAGTAGCAGGAATGAGAAGTGTCTGTCAGTTACCTGGGAGGACCATAGGGGAAGTACAGTGGATGGAGCACAGACATGGGATACCCATCGCACACAGCACAGAAACCTCTCAGGAGAGACCTTTGGTACTTGCCAAACTTGTACCAGTTGGGAAACTTGGAATTCGCTTAGCCCTGCTTAAAGAGATTGTGAGATCAGAAGTTTATTCCTGAGTATATGAAAGGTTCCTAAAATCTGTGAGAACATACTGTGTTAAGTACTGGGGACACAGGAGCAATGGGAGAGATCTTATTTTGTTCCCATTAGAATGGCTGGGAGACAGGTATTGTGaaaaattagaggaaaaaaaGTTAATTGAAAGTAATTCTCATTAGTCTATAATTTTAGCCAGGAGCATTCAAAATAGTGTAAATGCCAATAGGCTTAGTCTTCTACTGTTGTgataaaaaacagaaacacaaccaagccaggcagtggtggcacaggccttttaatcccaatacttcGGATGCAAAGGCatgcagtctctgtgagttccaggacagccagggtacatagaaaaaacatgtttcagaagtggggaaaaaaatcctatcaaaagcaacttggagaagaaaaggTTTTTGTCTTACAGCTTATAGTCCATCATCCAGAAAAGTTAGGGCAGAAACccaagcagggcaggagcctggagacaAGAACTAATACAGAGGCCATAGAAGAGTGCTGCTTGTTCCTTATGGTTTATttaacctcctcctcctcctcctcctcctcctcctcctcctcctcctcctcctcctcctcctcctcctcctccacctcctcctcctcctcccttcttcttcttcagttaAATTTTACATCTTGattcagtttcctctccctcatctcctcccagtccccctgccccccaatccacttttcctttgtttttcttcagaaaaggagaggcctcccatggatatcaagcagccctggcatatcaagttgctgAAAGTCTAGGCATATCCTCTCTTATTGAGGCTAGAGGAGGCGACCAAGTAGGAGGAAAGAGTCTCAAAGGCAGGCAGTAGAGTCAGTGACAACTCCTGTTCCCACTGTTTTGAGACCCatgtgaagaccaagctatacagTTGTAACATATATGCCTATGCAGGCTTCCTGGTTGGTAGTTTAATTTTTGTGAGTTTCTatggacccaggttagttgattctatgggTTTTCTTGTGTCCTTGACCCCTTTGGTTCCTACTTCCCTTCTGCAGGATTcctcaagctctgcctaatgcttggctgtgagtctctgcatctgtttccatcagttgctggaagCCTCTGATGATGATTAAGCTAGGCTCATGTTTGCAAGTATAACAGTATCTTTAGCAGTATCAGGCTTGGGCTCCCtttcatggcatgggtctcaaccTGGAGCTGTGGTTGGTTGGCTATTCCTTCAATTTCTGCTCTAtcttaccccagcacatcttgtaggcaggacagattgtaagctgaaggttttgtgactgggttgatgtcccagttcttccattggaagtcttgcctggttacaggagatacCAGtttatcagcctgctttcttatggcaCTCAAGACCACCAGCCCTGGAGTGGCACTACACATAGTGAACTGGGCCTTCCTATATTAACCATTGATCAAGAAaatgtgggctagagagatgactcagtggttaagagcactggctgctcttccaaaggtcctgagttcaatactcagcaaccacatggtgactcacaaccatctgtaatggtattcAATGctcacttctggtgtgtctgaagacacatacagtgtactcatataatataaataaaataattcaaagaaagaaactcccccctcccaaaaaaaaaatcaagaaaatgcaccacaggttgtccacaggccaatcttgtatgggtattttctcagttaagattacttcttttgccgggcggtggtggctcacgcctgtaatcccagcactctgggaggcagaggcaggtggatttttgagttcgaggccagcctggtctacagagtgagttccaggacagccagggctacacagagaaaccctgtctcaaaaaaaaaaaaaaaaaaaaaaaaaaaacaaaaaaagattactACTTTCAAATTACTCTAGCTGGTATTAGGCAGTTCATATACAACTAGCAAGTATAGTGAGTAATCCTTATAGTATTTCAgaaactaaaagaagaaaagttttgCTGTGGGCATATGTATACTTAGCAACAAAGAATGCTAGCCTAAAACCAGCCTCCACCACATATGACCAAATAGTACTACAAGTCAAAGCAGACATGGTACCTACACTCAACCATCACTTGTAATTACCCAGTAAGCTTGAATTCACTTGACATCCTCATAACAGGCCACTGTTGGCATCTTTGAGTACATCTAACTATGAgcatttccattttcctttaggAATCATCTGTTAAACTTGACAAAAAAGTTTCTATCCCATCAGGACAACATGGTGGTCCCACTACTTTGCTCTCAGAACATCAGGGCGGAGGCCTGAACACTGGGGCAAACAGCAGGGAGCATCCATCCCAGGCAACTTGTGGCCTCCCTGACCCTGTTCCTGTCACCTTGGAGGACTCACTGGATGAAGACTTGGTCCGGAATCCAGCCTCCTCTGTGGATGCTGTGTCTAAGGAGCTGGCTGTATTGAACAGCAGAGCAGCCAATAGTTCAGAATTCACACTGCCTGCACCCTCCAGAGCACCAACAGAAAAAGTTGTTGGTGTTTTGTGTACAGAAGAGAAACGGAACTTTGCAAAGCCCAGCTCTTCTGTACCACCCCCCACGAATGCTCTGCAGTCACCTCTCAATTTTCTGGCTGAGCAGGCTCTAGCACTGGGGCAGTCCTCTCAGGAGAAAAAGCCAGAGGGTTCTGGCTACAAAGAGCTATCCTGTCAGGCTCCCCTTAGCAAGGGTATGCCTGACTTGCACCAGTCCAAAGCAAAGCACCACAGTTTGCCACGGACGTCTCATGGATCCCAGGCAGCAGCTCCCGTGCCTGGTCCCCAAGTCAAAGTCTTTCATGCAGGCACTCAACAGCAGAAAAGCTTCACACCCCCATCCCCATTTGTCAACAAGCTGCAAGGCCCAAAGGCCACCTCACCACAGTGTCATCGTTCCCTCCTGCAGCTGGTAAAGACAGCAGCCAAAGGCCAGGCCTTCCATGCCGCTATGCCAGCCTCCTCTGGAAGTTCATCAGCCTCCAGCAGCAGCTCCCACAAGACGACAGCCTCAAATTCTACCACCATCAACCATCCAGCAAAGCTGCACCCCGCCAGCTCTGTGGGGCCATCTTATAAGAATAGCCCCTTTGCTGGCTCAGTCTCTAAACATGGGGCTTCTAGCAGCCCATCGCCTGGAGGAGGAGCCCAAGTGCAGAGTTCTGTTTCTGGGACCTTGCTCCCTGGTGTGCAGCCTCCCTCCACAGGACAGCCTGCTAGCAGAGCTGCCCCAAGTTCTTCTGTGAAAAAAACACCTGTTACTCAGAAGCTGACCCTTGTGGCTCCGCCTGGAGGTCCAAATGGAGATTCTGGTGGTgggacccagggagtggcaaaa
Proteins encoded in this region:
- the Ubn1 gene encoding ubinuclein-1 isoform X3 — translated: MSEPHRVQFTSLPGSLNPAFLKKSRKEEVGGTEQHQDCEPAAAAVRITLTLFEPDHKRCPEFFYPELVKNIRGKVKGLHPGDKKKDVLDPFNDEEKERHKVEALARKFEEKYGGKKRRKDRIQDLIDMGYGYDESDSFIDNSEAYDELVPASLTTKYGGFYINSGTLQFRQASESEDDFIKEKKKKSPKKRKLKEGGEKIKKKKKDDTYDKEKKSKKSKFSKTGFTALNASKEKKKKKYSGSLSVREMLKKFQKEKEAQKKREEEHKPVAVSSIDAQGLRELEGASDPLLSLFGSASDNDLLQAATAMDSLTDLDLEQLLSESPEGSPFRDMDDGSDSLGVGLDQEFRQPSSFPEGLPTPLEKRVKELAQAARAAEGESKQKFFTQDINGILLDIEVQTRELTSQIRSGVFAYLASFLPCSKDALVKRARKLHLYEQGGRLKEPLQKLKDAIGRAMPEQVAKYQDECQAHTQAKAAKMLEEEKDKEQRERICSDEEEDEEKGGRRIMGPRKKFQWNDEIRELLCQVVKIKLESRDLERNSKAQAWEDCVKAFLDAEVKPLWPKGWMQARTLFKESRRGHGHLTSLLAKKKVIAPSKIKMKESSVKLDKKVSIPSGQHGGPTTLLSEHQGGGLNTGANSREHPSQATCGLPDPVPVTLEDSLDEDLVRNPASSVDAVSKELAVLNSRAANSSEFTLPAPSRAPTEKVVGVLCTEEKRNFAKPSSSVPPPTNALQSPLNFLAEQALALGQSSQEKKPEGSGYKELSCQAPLSKGMPDLHQSKAKHHSLPRTSHGSQAAAPVPGPQVKVFHAGTQQQKSFTPPSPFVNKLQGPKATSPQCHRSLLQLVKTAAKGQAFHAAMPASSGSSSASSSSSHKTTASNSTTINHPAKLHPASSVGPSYKNSPFAGSVSKHGASSSPSPGGGAQVQSSVSGTLLPGVQPPSTGQPASRAAPSSSVKKTPVTQKLTLVAPPGGPNGDSGGGTQGVAKLLTSSLKPAAVSSVTSSTSLPMLHSFMGKGLLYRGNCDHFGGWN
- the Ubn1 gene encoding ubinuclein-1 isoform X2, giving the protein MSEPHRVQFTSLPGSLNPAFLKKSRKEEVGGTEQHQDCEPAAAAVRITLTLFEPDHKRCPEFFYPELVKNIRGKVKGLHPGDKKKDVLDPFNDEEKERHKVEALARKFEEKYGGKKRRKDRIQDLIDMGYGYDESDSFIDNSEAYDELVPASLTTKYGGFYINSGTLQFRQASESEDDFIKEKKKKSPKKRKLKEGGEKIKKKKKDDTYDKEKKSKKSKFSKTGFTALNASKEKKKKKYSGSLSVREMLKKFQKEKEAQKKREEEHKPVAVSSIDAQGLRELEGASDPLLSLFGSASDNDLLQAATAMDSLTDLDLEQLLSESPEGSPFRDMDDGSDSLGVGLDQEFRQPSSFPEGLPTPLEKRVKELAQAARAAEGESKQKFFTQDINGILLDIEVQTRELTSQIRSGVFAYLASFLPCSKDALVKRARKLHLYEQGGRLKEPLQKLKDAIGRAMPEQVAKYQDECQAHTQAKAAKMLEEEKDKEQRERICSDEEEDEEKGGRRIMGPRKKFQWNDEIRELLCQVVKIKLESRDLERNSKAQAWEDCVKAFLDAEVKPLWPKGWMQARTLFKESRRGHGHLTSLLAKKKVIAPSKIKMKESSVKLDKKVSIPSGQHGGPTTLLSEHQGGGLNTGANSREHPSQATCGLPDPVPVTLEDSLDEDLVRNPASSVDAVSKELAVLNSRAANSSEFTLPAPSRAPTEKVVGVLCTEEKRNFAKPSSSVPPPTNALQSPLNFLAEQALALGQSSQEKKPEGSGYKELSCQAPLSKGMPDLHQSKAKHHSLPRTSHGSQAAAPVPGPQVKVFHAGTQQQKSFTPPSPFVNKLQGPKATSPQCHRSLLQLVKTAAKGQAFHAAMPASSGSSSASSSSSHKTTASNSTTINHPAKLHPASSVGPSYKNSPFAGSVSKHGASSSPSPGGGAQVQSSVSGTLLPGVQPPSTGQPASRAAPSSSVKKTPVTQKLTLVAPPGGPNGDSGGGTQGVAKLLTSSLKPAAVSSVTSSTSLPKGTGGAVLLSNTSSLSLLSSSYKPNNPKLPGAMNSNSLGIITPFPLHVLSFNADSSAKAGVSKDAIVTGPAPGTFHHGLSHNASQLHGKGPVVPRKL
- the Ubn1 gene encoding ubinuclein-1 isoform X1, which encodes MSEPHRVQFTSLPGSLNPAFLKKSRKEEVGGTEQHQDCEPAAAAVRITLTLFEPDHKRCPEFFYPELVKNIRGKVKGLHPGDKKKDVLDPFNDEEKERHKVEALARKFEEKYGGKKRRKDRIQDLIDMGYGYDESDSFIDNSEAYDELVPASLTTKYGGFYINSGTLQFRQASESEDDFIKEKKKKSPKKRKLKEGGEKIKKKKKDDTYDKEKKSKKSKFSKTGFTALNASKEKKKKKYSGSLSVREMLKKFQKEKEAQKKREEEHKPVAVSSIDAQGLRELEGASDPLLSLFGSASDNDLLQAATAMDSLTDLDLEQLLSESPEGSPFRDMDDGSDSLGVGLDQEFRQPSSFPEGLPTPLEKRVKELAQAARAAEGESKQKFFTQDINGILLDIEVQTRELTSQIRSGVFAYLASFLPCSKDALVKRARKLHLYEQGGRLKEPLQKLKDAIGRAMPEQVAKYQDECQAHTQAKAAKMLEEEKDKEQRERICSDEEEDEEKGGRRIMGPRKKFQWNDEIRELLCQVVKIKLESRDLERNSKAQAWEDCVKAFLDAEVKPLWPKGWMQARTLFKESRRGHGHLTSLLAKKKVIAPSKIKMKESSVKLDKKVSIPSGQHGGPTTLLSEHQGGGLNTGANSREHPSQATCGLPDPVPVTLEDSLDEDLVRNPASSVDAVSKELAVLNSRAANSSEFTLPAPSRAPTEKVVGVLCTEEKRNFAKPSSSVPPPTNALQSPLNFLAEQALALGQSSQEKKPEGSGYKELSCQAPLSKGMPDLHQSKAKHHSLPRTSHGSQAAAPVPGPQVKVFHAGTQQQKSFTPPSPFVNKLQGPKATSPQCHRSLLQLVKTAAKGQAFHAAMPASSGSSSASSSSSHKTTASNSTTINHPAKLHPASSVGPSYKNSPFAGSVSKHGASSSPSPGGGAQVQSSVSGTLLPGVQPPSTGQPASRAAPSSSVKKTPVTQKLTLVAPPGGPNGDSGGGTQGVAKLLTSSLKPAAVSSVTSSTSLPKGTGGAVLLSNTSSLSLLSSSYKPNNPKLPGAMNSNSLGIITPFPLHVLSFNADSSAKAGVSKDAIVTGPAPGTFHHGLSHSLLAGLHSSPPHTAPLPHAAVSTHVPQSLPDASQLHGKGPVVPRKL